A DNA window from Agarivorans sp. TSD2052 contains the following coding sequences:
- a CDS encoding YibL family ribosome-associated protein — protein MNLKNEIQEVSNKLETAKRKLNAAHDRGDKLMIQQFTKSIEILTKKQKSIKHQHSKQLSQKGGDVKSLPFNRVLTKQEQADMGKLKKSVKGLVVVHPMTALGREMNVKEVTGFAPKEF, from the coding sequence ATGAATTTAAAGAACGAAATCCAAGAAGTTAGTAACAAACTGGAAACCGCTAAGCGCAAGTTGAACGCCGCCCACGACCGTGGCGATAAGTTAATGATTCAACAGTTTACTAAATCCATTGAAATACTGACCAAAAAACAAAAAAGTATTAAACATCAGCACTCAAAACAATTGAGTCAAAAAGGCGGAGACGTTAAATCCCTTCCCTTTAATCGCGTACTCACTAAACAAGAACAAGCCGACATGGGCAAGCTTAAAAAATCTGTTAAAGGTTTAGTGGTCGTACACCCAATGACGGCTTTGGGTAGAGAAATGAACGTTAAAGAAGTAACTGGTTTCGCTCCCAAAGAATTCTAA
- a CDS encoding FG-GAP repeat domain-containing protein — protein MKTKNNASLTATGYKLISMLITSCFTLSVHSLTFIKVDTNANSIVEQWHDTELKQQGGKFGSHGWWPWGVGGFDFDNDGDVDLYLSHHGTPGGKILVNQLIPKGQLRFDALSSKTFLPGADDKPWFFDFDGDGWLDIAAFSDEKKVPYLLNKESHFVSGRSDDSFSPVSYPKAVSDLNNDGYLDLDAGVKGAFIYQPSDGQFQRDKSFNSDVSPLLAKPYQQIEKDFKANNKKNRFFRAQSQQFFINRTPELQVSVNPLDLNNDGLADVVVSGFGGYGGDHLGWYFLANQQKNYSLANEMLHLPQHATPIFIGDLNADGQQDIIAVGKGEGDVFLNNDGKFEAQNSILKKALNAGAPYLVRIFAVDFDNDQDLDIVYSNPRKKYGMVLENNGKGAFTKVLNFKGWDSNPIFIADLNNDLRQDLIVGGPDSKSVQVFLNGSTNKQNTLYLYPRYKSPNPYAVDAVVTVFSGGQLVAQQTARHDGLPIAVSLGKISKADVVISYPNGVEQRYPNLSSNQSYSLMLDGQSYIGFVPANLVAD, from the coding sequence GTGAAAACGAAAAATAACGCTAGTTTAACGGCTACTGGTTACAAACTTATAAGCATGCTAATTACTAGCTGTTTTACCTTAAGTGTTCATAGCCTAACATTTATTAAAGTAGATACTAACGCCAACAGTATCGTAGAGCAGTGGCATGATACTGAGCTAAAACAACAGGGAGGTAAGTTTGGGTCTCACGGTTGGTGGCCATGGGGGGTAGGTGGTTTCGATTTTGATAACGACGGGGATGTAGACCTATATTTGTCTCATCACGGTACGCCAGGTGGTAAAATCTTAGTCAATCAGCTTATTCCTAAAGGCCAGCTTCGCTTTGACGCTCTCAGTAGTAAAACCTTTCTTCCCGGCGCTGACGATAAACCTTGGTTTTTTGATTTTGATGGCGATGGCTGGCTCGATATTGCAGCGTTTTCTGACGAAAAGAAAGTACCTTACCTTTTAAATAAAGAAAGTCATTTTGTTAGTGGTAGAAGCGATGATTCGTTTTCGCCAGTGTCTTATCCTAAAGCGGTTAGCGACCTAAATAATGATGGATACTTAGATCTAGATGCGGGTGTGAAGGGGGCGTTCATTTATCAGCCAAGTGATGGTCAATTTCAACGAGATAAAAGCTTTAACTCGGATGTTAGTCCATTGCTCGCAAAACCTTACCAGCAAATAGAAAAAGACTTTAAAGCAAACAACAAAAAAAATAGGTTTTTTAGGGCACAAAGCCAACAATTTTTCATCAACCGCACCCCTGAGTTACAAGTTTCGGTAAACCCACTTGACCTTAATAATGACGGCTTAGCAGACGTAGTGGTAAGTGGTTTCGGCGGGTATGGCGGTGACCACCTTGGCTGGTATTTTTTGGCTAATCAGCAGAAAAATTATAGCTTGGCAAATGAAATGTTACATCTACCCCAACACGCAACACCTATTTTTATTGGTGATCTCAACGCAGATGGCCAGCAAGACATAATCGCCGTGGGTAAAGGCGAGGGGGATGTATTTCTTAATAACGATGGAAAATTTGAAGCACAAAACTCTATTTTAAAAAAAGCGCTTAACGCTGGGGCACCTTATTTGGTGCGCATTTTCGCGGTCGATTTTGACAATGACCAAGATCTAGACATTGTCTATTCTAACCCCAGGAAAAAATACGGAATGGTGCTTGAGAATAACGGGAAAGGTGCTTTTACTAAGGTACTTAACTTTAAAGGCTGGGATTCAAACCCGATATTTATAGCTGATCTCAATAACGACCTTCGCCAAGACCTTATTGTAGGTGGGCCGGACTCAAAAAGTGTTCAAGTATTTCTCAATGGCTCAACAAATAAACAAAATACCTTATACCTTTATCCTCGTTATAAAAGCCCAAACCCTTATGCGGTAGATGCAGTGGTAACAGTATTTAGTGGCGGCCAATTAGTCGCTCAACAAACTGCGCGACATGATGGATTACCGATAGCCGTGTCCTTAGGTAAGATAAGCAAGGCAGATGTCGTAATAAGTTATCCGAACGGAGTAGAGCAACGTTACCCAAATTTATCGAGTAACCAAAGTTATAGCCTAATGTTAGATGGGCAAAGTTATATTGGTTTTGTACCAGCAAACTTAGTGGCAGACTAG
- a CDS encoding RDD family protein, giving the protein MERVEPTIGNLESVADAPKATEELKPKVVKPALASRGARYMAHGFDLLFAGVLGVIVIAIAQHLQLDQTVQDAFVAAVACGYYLLCDALPKGRSLGKSLYKISVISKKTGAYCTLYQSFLRNITIPFLAMIDMLLILGKSKRRIGDYLAGTVVVKAANNASH; this is encoded by the coding sequence ATGGAACGAGTAGAACCAACTATCGGTAATTTGGAATCGGTAGCAGACGCTCCGAAAGCAACGGAAGAGCTTAAACCCAAAGTCGTGAAGCCCGCTCTCGCTAGCAGAGGTGCGCGATATATGGCGCATGGCTTCGACCTTCTTTTTGCGGGTGTGCTGGGTGTAATTGTTATTGCCATAGCTCAACATTTGCAACTGGATCAAACGGTTCAAGATGCTTTCGTCGCTGCTGTTGCTTGTGGTTATTACCTGCTGTGCGATGCTCTTCCAAAGGGGCGTAGCCTTGGTAAATCGCTCTACAAAATATCGGTGATTAGCAAAAAAACTGGCGCTTACTGTACCCTTTATCAGTCCTTTTTAAGGAACATAACAATTCCTTTTTTGGCTATGATCGACATGCTTCTAATACTGGGCAAAAGCAAGCGAAGAATAGGTGACTACTTGGCAGGCACAGTGGTAGTCAAAGCAGCTAACAATGCAAGTCACTAA
- a CDS encoding DedA family protein: MSTTLKHGKQGLIVDAFLNLLNQYGTIVYLIVFAYCALKSGWLPLFAGYAAHTGALELGAVAIASFAGGYLGDELRFYLAKTYGAGWLDKPNQFGQLFKRARLLAERYGTAYIFIYRYPKGLRTIGALPLGLTDMPWRKFSLLNASSALIWVLVLVGGGYSFGATFDAMGMQNLTALSVLMLGVFLVTLYQLWRTEPKPGPQKQP, from the coding sequence ATGAGCACAACACTAAAACACGGCAAACAAGGTCTTATAGTGGACGCATTTCTTAATTTACTTAACCAATATGGCACTATTGTGTACCTGATAGTGTTTGCCTATTGTGCACTTAAAAGTGGCTGGTTACCGTTGTTTGCTGGTTACGCTGCACATACCGGCGCACTAGAACTTGGAGCGGTGGCTATTGCAAGCTTTGCTGGCGGCTATTTAGGTGACGAGTTGCGTTTTTATCTGGCAAAAACCTATGGCGCAGGTTGGCTAGATAAACCCAATCAATTTGGTCAGCTATTTAAACGCGCGCGCCTACTTGCCGAGCGTTATGGCACCGCTTATATCTTTATTTATCGCTACCCCAAAGGGCTTAGAACTATTGGGGCCTTGCCACTAGGTTTAACCGATATGCCGTGGCGCAAGTTTTCTCTTCTCAATGCCAGCTCAGCCCTAATATGGGTGCTAGTTTTAGTTGGTGGCGGTTACTCGTTTGGTGCCACCTTTGACGCCATGGGCATGCAAAATCTAACGGCCTTGAGCGTGCTAATGCTAGGCGTATTTTTGGTAACACTTTACCAATTGTGGCGAACTGAACCGAAACCCGGCCCGCAAAAACAACCCTGA
- a CDS encoding lipid-binding SYLF domain-containing protein, producing MNKLVTGFCASLFLLTNLSYANVAEERAEYNQSAQETIAKFKQEKSNISDKMSSAVGYAVFSNVGVNLFVISAGGGTGIAVDNASGKTTYMKMGEAGVGFGLGVKDFRALMLFKTREAFDKFVESGWLFGAQADASATAGDKGGSAEVEGAIGDVEIYQLTESGLSLEATIKGTKFWQDGDLN from the coding sequence ATGAACAAACTAGTGACCGGGTTTTGCGCTAGTCTATTTTTGCTAACTAACCTTAGTTATGCAAACGTGGCTGAAGAGCGCGCCGAGTATAATCAATCAGCTCAAGAGACTATCGCCAAATTCAAACAAGAAAAATCTAATATCAGCGATAAGATGAGTTCAGCAGTGGGTTATGCAGTATTTAGCAATGTGGGGGTAAACCTATTTGTTATATCCGCAGGCGGTGGTACAGGTATCGCAGTAGACAATGCTTCGGGTAAAACTACGTATATGAAAATGGGTGAAGCCGGTGTAGGTTTTGGTTTGGGCGTAAAAGATTTTAGAGCACTGATGCTTTTCAAAACCCGTGAAGCCTTTGATAAATTTGTAGAAAGTGGCTGGTTGTTTGGTGCACAAGCGGATGCTTCGGCTACAGCTGGAGATAAAGGCGGCTCTGCTGAGGTAGAGGGCGCAATTGGCGATGTTGAAATTTATCAATTAACCGAATCGGGTTTATCTTTAGAAGCTACCATTAAAGGTACTAAATTCTGGCAAGACGGTGACTTAAATTAA
- a CDS encoding tyrosine-type recombinase/integrase, producing MLELPPALPLFDSLQHLEDGNAVVNQFLASVTVNTINDAGFVYEFAVDWLLEQKFSENNFKTYRSELTTFLHWAYAEEQISVGDINRRVLTRYIDYCCNPPKPLIAYRNVAQFINNKQLETRVPNPLWRPFLGKKIDGIEQAYRISDKALKTKLAILSSFYSYLINEEYTERNPAMMLMKNGRFKTGSQHTISGEDHEDIKSFSDLQWSYVMSAAQLLAKQSPVENERILFLVSLMYSCYLRISEVAARPGFSPIMGQFKRDAKTSVWGFHIPRSKGGKKRTVAVSKQLLTALQRYRQCLNLTPLPAPNENTPLFIRHRAAGRGRDAGLLNANLGIRQLREHIYTVIEQAAKLAEKDGFEQDANEMRQLTPHSIRHTGISHDINLVGRPLSHVQADAGHDSIDTTSQYLHTSRVERHQSAENKPLDHLG from the coding sequence ATGTTAGAACTGCCGCCAGCCTTACCGCTTTTTGATTCTTTGCAACATTTAGAAGATGGCAATGCAGTGGTTAATCAGTTTCTAGCCAGTGTCACGGTGAATACGATTAACGATGCCGGGTTTGTTTACGAATTCGCCGTAGATTGGTTGTTAGAGCAAAAATTTAGCGAAAACAATTTCAAAACCTATCGTAGTGAACTCACTACATTTTTACATTGGGCTTATGCAGAAGAACAAATTTCTGTAGGTGATATCAACCGCAGAGTGCTGACAAGGTATATTGATTATTGCTGTAATCCGCCTAAACCCTTGATTGCTTATCGCAATGTGGCCCAATTTATAAACAATAAGCAGCTGGAGACGCGAGTACCCAATCCATTATGGCGTCCATTTTTAGGCAAGAAAATAGACGGTATTGAGCAAGCTTACCGGATCAGCGATAAAGCCTTAAAAACCAAGTTAGCAATATTGTCATCGTTCTATTCATATCTAATCAATGAAGAATATACGGAACGTAACCCAGCCATGATGCTAATGAAAAATGGCCGATTCAAAACAGGTAGCCAACACACGATCAGCGGCGAAGACCACGAAGATATAAAGTCGTTTAGTGATTTGCAGTGGTCTTATGTAATGAGTGCTGCACAACTGCTAGCCAAACAAAGTCCTGTAGAAAATGAGCGGATCTTATTTTTGGTAAGCTTAATGTACAGTTGCTACTTACGCATATCTGAAGTGGCAGCTAGGCCTGGCTTTTCGCCGATTATGGGCCAATTTAAACGTGACGCTAAAACATCGGTTTGGGGTTTTCATATACCACGCAGTAAAGGCGGGAAAAAGCGAACCGTTGCAGTATCTAAACAATTACTAACAGCGTTACAGCGTTATAGACAATGTTTAAACTTAACGCCATTACCAGCGCCGAATGAAAATACGCCGCTGTTTATAAGACACCGAGCTGCTGGTCGTGGCCGAGACGCAGGTTTACTTAATGCTAACTTAGGTATTAGGCAATTAAGAGAACACATCTACACAGTGATTGAGCAAGCAGCAAAGCTGGCTGAGAAAGACGGCTTTGAACAAGACGCCAATGAAATGCGCCAGCTCACACCACATAGCATTAGGCACACAGGTATTTCGCACGACATAAATTTAGTGGGCCGACCTTTATCGCATGTACAAGCCGATGCCGGCCACGACAGTATCGACACCACATCTCAGTATTTGCATACAAGCAGAGTTGAGCGTCATCAATCGGCTGAAAATAAGCCCTTAGACCATTTAGGCTAA
- a CDS encoding ATP-binding response regulator, which produces MQLGKFTVLVVDDMAPIRKITYEQLRRFGVGNVIQAENGAQALNVLKKRHVDLILSDWNMPVLSGIQFLKKVRESESWRHIPFIMITAEAERDRVSEAISEGVSDLIIKPFTTALLQKRLQQAAKGDVRNRNKPTEPVAIEEPVIQDIAEPITKPDKTRKNTILVVDDTADNLTLLGGLLRDDYRVLLTKEGRKAIEICQSDSPPDLVLLDVMMPEMDGFEVLEKLRQHPSSEHLPVIFVTALTEITDQTKGLSSGAVDYITKPIQPDLLKLRVRNLLRYVNLHKHLQSDFDNLLEKEQLKNSVDQLLRHDLKGPIAGIIALAEQLKNDRKISEKGAENLGMIDELSMQLLNMINLSTELYKIEQGRFELKAKPFSAHQMLKKMLTVVRNTFSSKQLMMYLEPEEEDPANEVLVMGDQSLSYSLFFNLLKNACEAAPNRSRVSVAVSATEGKVIVATQNVGAVPESIRENFWEKYVTSGKDSGTGLGTYSVSLLTQAQKGEVSMQTSDKENTTTITVTLPSADGDSVDFYSML; this is translated from the coding sequence ATGCAACTAGGTAAATTCACGGTACTTGTCGTCGACGACATGGCACCAATAAGAAAAATCACTTATGAACAACTACGCCGTTTTGGTGTTGGTAACGTGATTCAGGCTGAAAATGGCGCTCAAGCGCTAAACGTATTAAAAAAGCGTCATGTCGACTTAATTTTATCTGACTGGAATATGCCGGTATTAAGTGGCATCCAATTTTTGAAGAAAGTTCGCGAGTCAGAGTCTTGGCGACACATTCCATTTATCATGATTACCGCTGAAGCCGAACGAGATAGAGTATCCGAAGCGATTAGCGAAGGTGTCTCAGATTTAATCATTAAGCCTTTTACTACGGCTTTATTACAAAAAAGGCTACAACAAGCGGCCAAGGGTGATGTTAGAAATCGCAATAAACCAACAGAACCAGTCGCTATCGAAGAACCTGTCATTCAAGATATCGCAGAGCCTATTACTAAACCTGATAAAACCCGTAAAAACACGATCTTAGTCGTGGACGATACCGCAGATAACCTCACCTTACTGGGTGGCTTATTACGCGACGACTATCGCGTATTACTCACCAAAGAAGGCCGAAAAGCGATAGAGATTTGTCAATCTGACTCTCCTCCGGATTTAGTGTTATTAGATGTGATGATGCCTGAAATGGATGGCTTTGAGGTATTAGAAAAGCTCCGCCAGCACCCTAGCTCTGAACACCTGCCAGTCATATTTGTTACTGCCTTAACCGAAATTACCGATCAAACCAAAGGGCTTTCTAGTGGCGCTGTTGATTACATCACCAAACCGATTCAGCCAGATTTACTCAAACTTAGAGTTCGCAATTTGCTGCGTTACGTCAATTTGCATAAGCACCTACAGTCAGACTTTGACAACTTGCTTGAAAAAGAACAGCTTAAAAATAGCGTAGACCAATTACTTAGGCACGATTTAAAAGGGCCTATCGCCGGCATAATTGCGTTAGCTGAACAGCTTAAAAATGACCGCAAAATATCAGAAAAAGGCGCTGAAAACCTTGGCATGATTGATGAGTTGTCCATGCAGTTGTTAAACATGATTAACTTGTCTACCGAGCTATATAAAATTGAGCAAGGTCGTTTTGAGCTTAAAGCAAAACCATTTTCAGCTCATCAAATGCTAAAAAAGATGCTAACGGTGGTACGAAATACATTTAGCAGCAAACAATTAATGATGTATTTAGAGCCAGAGGAAGAAGACCCCGCTAACGAAGTACTTGTAATGGGCGACCAATCACTGAGTTATTCTTTATTCTTCAATTTGCTAAAAAATGCCTGTGAAGCAGCTCCAAATCGTAGCCGTGTATCAGTGGCTGTCAGTGCGACAGAAGGGAAGGTAATAGTAGCAACGCAAAATGTCGGAGCAGTACCTGAAAGTATACGAGAAAACTTTTGGGAAAAATACGTCACCTCTGGCAAAGATAGCGGCACAGGCCTAGGCACCTATTCAGTAAGCTTATTAACCCAAGCGCAAAAAGGTGAAGTAAGCATGCAAACCAGTGACAAAGAAAATACAACAACGATAACCGTAACGCTTCCGTCGGCAGACGGCGACAGTGTAGACTTTTACTCTATGTTATAA
- a CDS encoding DUF2256 domain-containing protein — MKKSQLPSKLCLVCQRPFNWRKKWARDWPLVKYCSKRCASNKRCARQALTKP; from the coding sequence ATGAAAAAGTCTCAACTTCCCAGTAAGCTGTGTTTAGTGTGCCAGCGGCCGTTTAATTGGCGTAAAAAGTGGGCACGTGATTGGCCATTAGTAAAATACTGTTCTAAGCGTTGCGCCAGCAATAAGCGTTGTGCTAGGCAAGCTCTAACTAAACCCTGA
- a CDS encoding DASH family cryptochrome: MAEPRLPKHALPKNRALYWFSEDLRLKDNLVLSDLISRHQSIAFIYLLDPAWLIPNNFQHCLLGAHRLRFIVHSLLDLEQQLARLGHTLHICQGDPIKLIPQWVTRHGINQVACANHVGWYESNTLHALNRLLPQQFIASEWNNSLFGQNLLEAYPLFENPLQFESFSKFRNTLEKGRAEVTLPCQTWIGDLPAPFNLQGEFISAMQLQELLGLATPSKSEVAVASQEVFLAGEQAALAHLNDYFSSAAPSTYKQTRNQLDGWQSSTKLSPYLANGNLSPRQIWAAVNKYEREHIKNESTYWIKFELLWREYFHCLAVRQGASLYAFKGLSQHKPLSAFYPERFAKWCNGNTPYPLVNACIKQLMQTGFISNRGRQIVASCLVHDLGIDWRYGAAYFQQQLIDHDLASNWGNWQYIAGVGVDPRGGRHFNITKQTACYDPHGEFIAKWQGAVTSQSLDSVDAADWPNMAD, translated from the coding sequence TTGGCTGAGCCCCGTTTGCCCAAGCACGCCTTACCCAAGAATAGAGCCTTGTATTGGTTTAGTGAGGATTTACGGCTTAAAGACAATTTAGTACTAAGCGACTTAATTAGTCGCCACCAAAGCATCGCTTTTATTTATTTGCTTGATCCCGCTTGGTTAATACCTAATAACTTCCAGCATTGTTTGTTAGGGGCTCACCGCCTTAGATTTATCGTTCACTCACTGCTTGATTTAGAACAGCAGCTGGCAAGATTAGGTCATACGCTGCATATTTGTCAGGGCGACCCAATTAAATTGATACCCCAGTGGGTCACTCGCCATGGCATCAACCAAGTGGCATGCGCTAACCATGTGGGTTGGTATGAATCTAACACCCTGCACGCACTAAACCGGCTTTTGCCTCAACAGTTTATCGCTAGCGAATGGAATAACAGTTTGTTTGGTCAAAACCTGCTTGAAGCATACCCACTGTTTGAAAACCCGCTACAATTTGAAAGCTTTTCTAAGTTTCGTAATACTCTGGAAAAAGGCCGCGCTGAGGTCACCTTACCTTGCCAAACATGGATAGGTGATTTGCCCGCCCCGTTTAATTTGCAGGGCGAGTTTATCAGCGCAATGCAACTGCAAGAACTGCTTGGCTTAGCCACCCCAAGTAAAAGCGAAGTGGCAGTTGCCAGCCAAGAGGTATTTTTAGCCGGAGAACAAGCCGCGCTAGCCCACTTAAACGATTATTTTAGTAGCGCGGCTCCTAGCACTTATAAACAAACCCGTAACCAATTAGATGGCTGGCAAAGCTCTACCAAGTTGAGCCCCTATTTAGCCAATGGCAATTTGTCACCTAGACAGATCTGGGCGGCCGTTAACAAATATGAGCGTGAGCATATTAAGAACGAATCTACCTACTGGATAAAATTTGAATTATTGTGGCGAGAATATTTTCATTGCTTGGCCGTAAGGCAAGGGGCGAGCCTTTATGCATTTAAGGGCTTAAGCCAACACAAACCATTGAGCGCGTTCTACCCAGAGCGCTTTGCTAAGTGGTGTAACGGTAACACTCCCTACCCCTTAGTAAATGCGTGTATCAAGCAACTTATGCAAACGGGTTTTATCTCTAATAGAGGTAGGCAAATTGTTGCTAGCTGTTTAGTACATGACTTAGGTATTGATTGGCGTTATGGTGCGGCTTATTTTCAGCAACAGCTTATCGATCATGATCTAGCGTCTAACTGGGGCAATTGGCAGTATATTGCTGGTGTAGGCGTAGACCCTAGAGGGGGACGCCATTTTAACATTACTAAGCAAACCGCTTGTTATGATCCCCACGGAGAGTTCATTGCCAAATGGCAAGGAGCAGTGACCAGCCAATCTTTAGATTCGGTCGACGCGGCCGATTGGCCCAACATGGCTGACTAA
- a CDS encoding HD-GYP domain-containing protein translates to MENRATILIVDDTPENIDVLAGILRDNYKLQVARNGDMALKIAAKVNKPDLILLDIMMPGIDGYEVCKRLKEDLTTRHIPVIFVTAKISPADEIRGLELGAVDYITKPVSPPVVKVRVKTHLALYNQNRELDIKVKQQTEVINTTRLQIIQRLGRAAEYKDNETGMHVIRMSYYSKILALAAGMSEADADILMNAAPMHDIGKIGIPDRVLQKPGKLDAEEWDIMQSHSVIGGEILGEGDSSELLDLARVVALTHHEKWNGSGYPNGLAGEDIPIVGRIVAIADVFDALTSERPYKNAWTVEKAIALLESEAGSHFDPKLVPLFVAALPEILEVKDKFKESFN, encoded by the coding sequence ATGGAAAATAGAGCCACAATTCTTATTGTTGACGATACACCTGAGAATATTGACGTACTGGCAGGCATTTTACGGGATAACTACAAGCTACAAGTGGCGAGAAACGGAGACATGGCTTTAAAAATCGCCGCCAAAGTCAACAAGCCAGACCTTATCCTATTAGATATTATGATGCCGGGTATAGATGGATATGAAGTATGTAAGCGATTAAAAGAAGATCTAACAACCCGCCACATACCGGTTATCTTTGTTACCGCGAAAATTAGTCCCGCCGATGAGATTAGGGGCCTTGAACTCGGTGCCGTCGATTACATTACAAAGCCTGTCAGTCCGCCGGTAGTTAAAGTCAGAGTAAAAACCCACTTGGCCTTATATAACCAAAATAGAGAATTAGACATAAAGGTTAAGCAACAAACAGAGGTAATAAACACCACCCGTTTACAAATTATTCAACGGCTAGGGCGAGCCGCTGAATACAAAGATAACGAAACGGGTATGCACGTTATTCGCATGAGTTACTACTCAAAAATATTAGCCTTGGCTGCTGGTATGAGTGAAGCCGATGCCGACATACTGATGAATGCCGCGCCTATGCATGACATAGGAAAAATTGGCATCCCCGATAGAGTATTGCAAAAACCCGGAAAGTTAGACGCAGAAGAATGGGACATTATGCAAAGCCATTCAGTTATCGGTGGAGAAATTCTTGGTGAAGGCGACAGCTCCGAATTACTAGATTTAGCCCGAGTTGTGGCGTTAACTCACCATGAAAAGTGGAATGGGAGCGGCTACCCTAATGGTTTGGCGGGCGAAGACATACCCATTGTAGGTCGAATTGTTGCCATTGCAGACGTGTTTGATGCTTTAACCTCAGAGCGCCCTTATAAAAACGCTTGGACAGTCGAAAAGGCCATTGCTCTTTTAGAAAGCGAAGCTGGTAGTCATTTCGACCCAAAATTAGTGCCGTTATTTGTTGCCGCGTTGCCTGAAATACTGGAAGTAAAAGATAAATTTAAAGAGTCCTTTAATTAA
- a CDS encoding NADH:flavin oxidoreductase/NADH oxidase family protein, which produces MNLNQLSQPFSLSNGQVIKNRLFKSAMSEQLGDKQHNPTFGLATLYKRWAKGGIGLSVTGNVMVDRQALGEPKNVVLDEHSNLALFSQWAEAGKQNGAQIWMQLNHPGKQIPKFLCEEPVAPSAIALGRGLEKGFNTPRALTETGIYEIISQFATSAKLAKQAGFTGVQIHGAHGYLVSQFLSSRHNQRNDQWGGSLENRLRFVVEVYRAIRKEVGDDFPVGIKLNSADFMQGGFTEEESMQVVQTLSDKGIDLIEISGGTYESPSMMGAKNNSEPLKASTIKREAYFMDYMVKVRKLVSTPLVVTGGFRTGPAMNEALNTSATDFIGIARTMAVDPEFPNKLIGNPDHGMPLTVPTTGKPGLDKMAMVGLVWYEHQMWRIAAGKKADPKLSALGVVAKTILSAGWLAFKKRRA; this is translated from the coding sequence ATGAATTTGAATCAGCTCAGCCAACCTTTTTCACTGTCTAATGGCCAAGTGATTAAAAACCGTTTGTTCAAATCAGCAATGAGCGAGCAGCTAGGCGATAAGCAACATAACCCCACTTTTGGCTTAGCTACGCTATACAAACGTTGGGCTAAGGGCGGTATTGGCTTATCTGTTACCGGTAATGTAATGGTAGACAGGCAGGCGCTAGGTGAACCTAAAAACGTTGTGTTAGATGAACACAGTAACTTAGCCTTATTTAGTCAATGGGCCGAGGCGGGTAAGCAGAATGGCGCTCAGATTTGGATGCAACTTAACCACCCTGGTAAGCAAATCCCTAAGTTTTTATGTGAAGAGCCAGTGGCACCGTCTGCTATTGCTTTGGGGCGTGGATTAGAAAAAGGCTTTAATACGCCACGCGCACTCACTGAAACAGGCATCTATGAGATCATTAGTCAATTTGCTACCAGTGCCAAGCTAGCCAAACAGGCTGGGTTTACTGGGGTTCAAATTCATGGCGCGCATGGTTATTTGGTGAGCCAGTTTTTATCTTCTCGGCATAATCAAAGAAACGATCAATGGGGTGGCTCGCTCGAAAACCGCCTTCGCTTTGTAGTTGAAGTGTATCGGGCAATCCGTAAAGAAGTGGGAGATGATTTCCCAGTTGGCATTAAGCTAAACAGCGCTGATTTTATGCAAGGCGGCTTCACCGAAGAAGAGTCGATGCAGGTGGTGCAAACACTCAGTGATAAGGGGATTGATTTAATCGAAATATCGGGCGGTACTTACGAAAGCCCCTCGATGATGGGCGCAAAAAATAACAGCGAACCGCTAAAGGCCAGCACAATAAAACGCGAAGCCTATTTTATGGATTACATGGTAAAAGTTCGTAAATTGGTTAGCACACCGCTCGTAGTCACCGGTGGCTTTAGAACCGGGCCAGCTATGAACGAAGCGCTCAATACATCGGCGACAGACTTCATTGGCATTGCCCGTACTATGGCGGTTGACCCTGAGTTTCCTAATAAGTTAATTGGCAACCCAGACCATGGTATGCCGCTCACCGTGCCAACAACGGGTAAACCAGGCTTAGATAAAATGGCGATGGTAGGCTTGGTTTGGTATGAACACCAAATGTGGCGTATCGCTGCGGGTAAAAAAGCCGATCCTAAATTAAGTGCTCTTGGTGTGGTGGCTAAAACAATATTAAGTGCAGGCTGGCTGGCGTTTAAAAAGCGCCGAGCGTAA